ACATAATAGATAATGGAAGAACTTCTCTTTCTGGTTTTGAACTAAGTTGCTGATTCAAAGGACCGAATTTCTCCTTTCTTAACAAGCAAGAGTGTTTGAAAGTAAAACAATTTCTTTTCTCTATCTGATGTTGACATATACAAACCTGTTTCTGTTCAAGAAAATTTATCTATTGAAACGTTGAGACTGAATTATTTTGTCAATTAAAAATTCAATGATTGAGAATATTTTAAAACAATTGTATATAATTTTGATGTTTTAATTATGGGCATATTAATTACAAAAGAATCGTAAACTTTACTCCATCTTTGATATTCTCGGCTGCAATCGATCCCCCCATGTTCTTTTCAATGATCATCTTGCTCATATAAAGTCCCAGTCCCGTACCTTCAGATTCATGCTTCGTGGTAAAATATGGATCGAAGATCTTTTTCATAATAGTTTTGGGGATTTGACCGGCATTATTTGAGATAGTTAATGAACTCGAATATTTCTGACCTTTAAGTTGTTTCAATGAGATTCTTACATGAGCATGAGCTGGTTTTACACGTTTTACTGCATCCTTGGCATTGTTCATGATGTTCAGTATGACTTGTGTGTATTCATTTTGGAATCCCCGCACAATGCATTGGTCCACTATGTCCACGTCTATTTTAATTTCATTGTGTTTGAAGCTGCTTTCAATAAATTTCACGGTGCTCGTAACTGCTTCATTAATACTGAAGTTTTCCTTCTCTTTGTTTGGTAAAAAGAAATTCCTGAAATCATCAATTGTTCGCGACATATACCCGATCTGATCCATGGTGATCTTAATAGATTCGCGCAGGTATTTTTCATCCAATTCTCCATATTTGTAAGCCTCTTCAATATCCTGCACGATTGCTGCAACTGCAGTAAGGGGTTGTCTCCATTGGTGGGCGATATTTCCGATCATTTCTCCCATTGCGGCATGACGGGACTGCTCAATAATAATATGATCTTTTTCACGAAGTTCCTTAACCTGTTTCTCGACCTTTTTTTCCAACTCAGCCATAAGTTCTTCTAATTTCTTATTAGTTTCTCTGAGTTTATTCTCGAACTCTTTTCGATTTGTTATATCATGCAGGACGATGAGCGGTCTTTCCGATTCTTCCCATTTGACCTTTGTAACAATAATTGATGCAATTTTTGTTCTACCCTTTTCATCATTGATTTGAATTTCTTTGCCGTTATCTCTCATGTGGTAAAATTCGAAATCTGAACCAATAAGTTCTTTTTCTTTTTTTCCAAAAAGATTTTGTGCAGCCGGATTAGAATAACCGATCCTTCCTTTTACATCAAGGATAAGTATCCCATCGAGATTACTCTCAACAATATTAATAAAATTCTCTTGCGTTCTCTGCAGTTCCATTTCAGCAAGTTTTTCATATGTTATATCCTCATGACTGCCAATAATACGCACAGGCATATCTTTCTCATCCCATTCAACAACTTTTCCCTTTGTTCGTATCCAACGATAGCCGCCATTCTTACTTATCATACGAAATTCATCAACATAATTTTCCTGACTTGTTTCAATTAACTCAATTTCTTTTCTCACTGCTTCTTCTCTATCGTCGGGATGGATGAGTTCTCTTGACTTTTCTATAGATGGTTCAAAGTCATATGGTTCATAACCAAGCATATGATAATATTGTGGACTGAAATACATTGAATTTGTACGAAGATTGATTTCCCAAACACCTTCGGCAATTGCACCGACAGTTTCTTTCAATTTCCTTTCACTCTCCTCAAGTGCTTCTAGAGCTTTCTTTCTTTTTGTGATATCAAGAATCACTCCATCAAGATATTCGATCTCTCCTCTTTTATCAAAAGTTGCTTTATAATTTGCAGACACCCATATTTTCGATCCGTCCTTCTTATATTCCTGGGTAACAGATCCCTTAACAAAACCATGCTTTTTCAATTCGGAAAGCATATGTTCTCTATCTTTAGAATCACAGTAGAGCTCCTTTGCATCAGCTTTCATTAATTCTTCCGAACTGGAATATCCATACATCTCAACAATAGCTGGGTTGAGAGCGAGAAGTTTACCCGCAGGTGTTGATCGGCTAATGCCGACAGGAAGGTTGTTTACCAGAGTACGATATTTTTCTTCACTCTCAAAAAGGTACCTTTCGAATTTTTTCCGTTCTATACCTAATGCGATTGTGTTCGAGACAAGTTCGAGAATACGGACATCATCCTTTGAGAATGCCTTCTCATTGGTATAATTCTGAACCGCAAGAACACCGATGGTTTCATTCTCATATTTGAGGGGAACGCCAATCCAGATCTGTGCTTCAGTTCCTTTGTCTGCTTTTCCGATCTTTCCTTCCTTTTGTAGTTTCGCTAATACTTTCCTATCCGCGTAGAGAGATTTTCCATTTGTAATTACATATCCACTCAGGGTATTTTCAGCGGCATGAGTTTTAAACGTAACCTTTTCATCGGCGTGGAACGGAAATTCCAGTATATCATGTTCTTTATTATACAGAACAATATAAAAATTCTTTACATCCAAGATATGAGACAGGTGTTCATGAACTGAATGATATAGTTCATCGAGATTTGTTGTTGTGTTCACCGCTTCGGATATTTTATACAAAACATTCTGTACTTCCTCATCATGATGTCTCTGGGTTGTATCTGTACAGAAAGCAATAATATTGTTTTCATCAAGCATCACAGCATCAAGTATCGAATACACCTTTTTCCCGGATTTATGCAGCATTGAAATTTCCTGACGAACTGGCTTACCTTCAAGAAGTTTTGAAAAAGTTTTCAGATTTTTTTCATAATCATCAGGATGTGATACATCTTTTATGTTCATTGAAAGGAGTTCTTTCTCAGAATATCCTAGCAGGTGGCATGCTGCATTGTTTACATAAGTATATTCTCCTATGCTATTCGCAATAAAGAAGGGAGTGGGAGAACTGGTGACATAGGTTTGGAATTTACGTTCTGCTTGTTTTCTGCCAGTAATATCTTCATGATTTCCTATCATTAATATTGCTTCACCATTCGTATCTCTTTCCACAACTTTTGCCAATGCATGTATACAGAGGTAGGTACCATCCTTTGTTCTCATTCTAAATTGATTTTCATATACATCTGGTTTTTCTTGTAAGTATTCCTCAGCAGTCTTGATTGCTTCATCTTTATCACGTGGATGAAGTAACCTCACCCAACTATCATAAGTTGCAGGAAACTCATCTGGCTCATAACCAAGCATGGTATAATACTTGGGACTGAAATGTAATTCGTCAGTTTTAAAATTCCATGTCCAAATTCCATCAGTGGTTGCCTCTAATACTTGCTCAAGTTGTTTCTCAGCTTTTTCCCTCTCCGTTATATCCATTCCTAATTCAATGAGGTTTGTAACATTTCCTTCTTCATCCAATACAGGATATCCTCGCAATGACCAATACCTTCCATCATGAGTTTGCGCTTTACCACTTTGCGGTTGTTTAGTTTCCTTTGCCTTGAGTACAATGCATCCTTCACAAGGTTCCTTTCTTTTTTGCCAAACTTCATAGCAATACTTGCCAACCATTTCTTCAGGTGGTATTCCCACAGAGTCTGCAGAAGCTTTGTTAGCCCAGATTATTCTCAAGTTAATGTCATAAAATGCAAACATCTCCTGGGTTGTATTGAGTATGATATCCTTCTGGACTTCACTCCTAAGCAGTCTTTGTTCAATCTCTTTGCGACTAGTAATATCCCTTGAAACTGAGAGTAACTTCTCGACCTTTCCTGCGTCATCATATATCGGTGAAATTAACACTCCCCACCATTTGGGAGTTCCTTTTTCGGTTGGACAGTATCCTTCAAAATATCCAACCTTTCCCTTTTTTGCTTTATTGACTGCTTCCTGGGCTTTTTTCCTATCTTCACCTTCCCAAAATTCTATCCAGTTCTTGTTAAGATATTTGTTTACATCCTTGATTTCCAATAATCGCTGTCCACCAATGCTCATATAAAGCAGATTACCTTCAAGATCAAGAATTTTAATACAATCCTGGCTGTTATCAATAATTGCTTTTGTTAATTCAAGTGTATTCCTCAGTTCCTCTTCCCGCTCTCTTTTTTGGATAAGTTCTTCACGATATTTTATAGCATTTCTTACTGCAGGAACAAGCTGATGTAAATGTTGTTTGATGACATAATCCCATGCCCCTTTTTTTATACA
The sequence above is a segment of the Candidatus Cloacimonadota bacterium genome. Coding sequences within it:
- a CDS encoding PAS domain S-box protein: MNKILKVLLLEDNIEDAELIIRELKKSDLNIEPKVTHNESAYIQAIQEFKPDIILSDYALPGYDGMRALMVAEEKVPDIPFIIVTGSINEETAVQCIKKGAWDYVIKQHLHQLVPAVRNAIKYREELIQKREREEELRNTLELTKAIIDNSQDCIKILDLEGNLLYMSIGGQRLLEIKDVNKYLNKNWIEFWEGEDRKKAQEAVNKAKKGKVGYFEGYCPTEKGTPKWWGVLISPIYDDAGKVEKLLSVSRDITSRKEIEQRLLRSEVQKDIILNTTQEMFAFYDINLRIIWANKASADSVGIPPEEMVGKYCYEVWQKRKEPCEGCIVLKAKETKQPQSGKAQTHDGRYWSLRGYPVLDEEGNVTNLIELGMDITEREKAEKQLEQVLEATTDGIWTWNFKTDELHFSPKYYTMLGYEPDEFPATYDSWVRLLHPRDKDEAIKTAEEYLQEKPDVYENQFRMRTKDGTYLCIHALAKVVERDTNGEAILMIGNHEDITGRKQAERKFQTYVTSSPTPFFIANSIGEYTYVNNAACHLLGYSEKELLSMNIKDVSHPDDYEKNLKTFSKLLEGKPVRQEISMLHKSGKKVYSILDAVMLDENNIIAFCTDTTQRHHDEEVQNVLYKISEAVNTTTNLDELYHSVHEHLSHILDVKNFYIVLYNKEHDILEFPFHADEKVTFKTHAAENTLSGYVITNGKSLYADRKVLAKLQKEGKIGKADKGTEAQIWIGVPLKYENETIGVLAVQNYTNEKAFSKDDVRILELVSNTIALGIERKKFERYLFESEEKYRTLVNNLPVGISRSTPAGKLLALNPAIVEMYGYSSSEELMKADAKELYCDSKDREHMLSELKKHGFVKGSVTQEYKKDGSKIWVSANYKATFDKRGEIEYLDGVILDITKRKKALEALEESERKLKETVGAIAEGVWEINLRTNSMYFSPQYYHMLGYEPYDFEPSIEKSRELIHPDDREEAVRKEIELIETSQENYVDEFRMISKNGGYRWIRTKGKVVEWDEKDMPVRIIGSHEDITYEKLAEMELQRTQENFINIVESNLDGILILDVKGRIGYSNPAAQNLFGKKEKELIGSDFEFYHMRDNGKEIQINDEKGRTKIASIIVTKVKWEESERPLIVLHDITNRKEFENKLRETNKKLEELMAELEKKVEKQVKELREKDHIIIEQSRHAAMGEMIGNIAHQWRQPLTAVAAIVQDIEEAYKYGELDEKYLRESIKITMDQIGYMSRTIDDFRNFFLPNKEKENFSINEAVTSTVKFIESSFKHNEIKIDVDIVDQCIVRGFQNEYTQVILNIMNNAKDAVKRVKPAHAHVRISLKQLKGQKYSSSLTISNNAGQIPKTIMKKIFDPYFTTKHESEGTGLGLYMSKMIIEKNMGGSIAAENIKDGVKFTILL